The genomic stretch gcgtaatgatgtcacatagcaatgcctggcttcctctccctagcgactagcctccttgcagtttcttcagctcaggaacacAGCTTGCTTTATATCCAGGTGCAGCCATTTTACAATGTAACCAGATgtgaagtggttttttttttgttttgtttttttagattttcttccATTGAAATGTGATGTATGTGAGCAAGATTTCTGTAAAGATCATTTTACCTACGCTGCGCATAAATGTCCCTTTGCATATAAGAAGGTAATTAATCATACTCTATTCGAAAGATTCTAGTTCTTGCTCTTTAAAGCTGTGCTGTCCAAGATGGACACCAGCCTCATGTAGCTAATAACTTGATTAAAGTTGAGCAAAACTTAATGTCAGTCTCTCGGTCACACTGGCCCCATTCCGGTGTTGAGTAATCCCAGGACAGCGATTGCTGTGCTCTGTTGGATGGTGTGGATATGGAGCATCTCCACCATCGCAGGACGTTCCGGGCGGCACAGCCCTCAGCACTTCTGCAGGTGGCTCCCAGCCTGTAGTCACTGTTTCTGGGTGGTGCTGGGACTGCCTCAGTGAGCGcgagcgctctctctctctctctctctctctctctctcagcactcTGCTGCTTTGTCATCGTGCAGTCAGAAACGGGAGTGACTTGGTGTCACATGCTTTGATCAGTGCTGGCTGGCGTCTGAGCCTCCAGGGTATTCCAGGTCACGAGGTGGGGGCGGTGACTCACTCATGTTTACAGGCACTGATGACCAGGCCCAGCTACTCCGTTCATTTGCCGACTTGACCTCCCCTGTCCCTAGGGAGGGTCTGCCTTGGAGATCAGTGGCGATGCTTTATTTCTTAGACTTGCTAGCTGAGGGAGCATTCCTGGGTGACTTTTCAGCTCAGCCCCCAGACTGTAGGCCCCGTGATTCTGTGATTACCTGTCACCTTCCGGATGTCAGTTGTCACCTCAGTGTTCTCACTGAGCTAAGTTTCCTCAGCTCCTGCCCACGCTCGGAGGTTGTTTTGACCGTGTGAGGCGTTAAGCTGCTGGGAGCCGTGTTCTCACGGGTTGTTAGGCATCTGGCTGCTTTTATGCACTGCACCATCTTGCCTTTTTCTCATGTGAGTTTCAATTGCCTGAATCTGGAATGTCATGTTCTGTTCATTCTTAGGATGCTCAGGTCCCAGTATGCCCGCTTTGTAACCGCCCAATCCCAGTAAAGAAGGGGGAGATACCGGATGTGCTGGTTGGTGAGCACATGGATAGAGATTGTAGATTCCGTcctgggaagaaggag from Eptesicus fuscus isolate TK198812 chromosome 6, DD_ASM_mEF_20220401, whole genome shotgun sequence encodes the following:
- the ZFAND2A gene encoding AN1-type zinc finger protein 2A is translated as MELPDLGKHCSEKTCKQLDFLPLKCDVCEQDFCKDHFTYAAHKCPFAYKKDAQVPVCPLCNRPIPVKKGEIPDVLVGEHMDRDCRFRPGKKEKVFTFRCSKKGCKKKEMLPVACDQCRGNFCIQHRHPLDHSCTHGSRAVSIRG